The DNA sequence ACGGGTGCGGCGCCTGCGGCGGCAAACCACTCTTCCCAGAGCTGCCGGCTGTCCTCATGCAAAAGCGCGTGCTGCTTCAGATCCTCGGGCCGGTCGAGAGGCGATCCGGCAGCGGCGAGCGCCGGTGCGATCACCGGTATCATCTCGACCTTCGCCAGCGGCCGCACTTCCACCCGCGGCCAGCGGTCGGTGGTCAGGCTGTGGCGAATGGCGATGTCCGCTTCGCCGCTGCGAAACTCGGAAAGCCGCGGATCGGCATCGATCACCAGATCGATCTCCGGATGCTCTTCCTGGAAACCCTGCAGATGCGGCACCAGCCAGCAGCCGGCAAAGGAAGGCTCGGCACTCACCTTCAGCGTCTGCGAGAGCCGCCGCCCCGAAAGCGCGTCCAGTCTCTCGCCCACCATATCGAAGGCTGCCGTCAAAGTGCCAAGCAGCGCCCGGCCATCAGCCGTCAGCCGAACGCTGCGGTGATGCCGTTCAAACAGCGGCCGACCGATCAGATCCTCGAGCTCGCGCACCTGCCGACTGATCGCCGCCTGCGAGACGAAAAGCTCGGCGGCAGCCAGCGTGAAGCTCTCCAGCCGCCCGGCCGCCTCGAAACTCCGCAACGCTGTCAGGGGCAGACGGCCGCGCTTCATGCATAACCTCAAGTCATCCGAAGTCGACAGTAAACTCGTTTGAGGGATGCGGGCAAGTGCGATGAAATACAGGACAGAAAGGAGGTGCGGCCATGCTGACGATCATCGAAATCCTGTTCGAAGCCCTGCGGTTGGCGACCTTCCAGCCAGCACGCAAGTCGCCCCACCCGCCTGCCTCGGCGACAGCAAGTGATCACTGTTGATCACCGCATCGGTGCAGTCACCGGGCCTTCCGTTTGCGATCTGCCCCTCGCCTCGGGTTTAACCCGAGGACTAACCCTCTCCCGCTTGCGGGGAGAGGGAATGAGGACCGTCGCTCGACCTGTGTTCGGAGCGGCACGCGGAATAGAAGAGACTGAGAAGCGCGTACGTCAACGTCCGGTCTCCCTGTTTGGTGGGGAGACGGTGCCGGCAGGCGGATGAGAGGCTTCCCTCACGCCGCAGATGAGGCGCGGAGTTCGGCGCAATTGAAGATGGCAAACGCCTGAATCAAAACCTGAAGAACCGGAATCGACTTTTCAGCCGAACGGGCGATGCATCTGAAGAGATTCCGGAAATCCCGTCACACACCAGTGCGCTGCGACACCCGAACGATGCCGCAGTCGCATCTCGGAAATCTGGCCTACTCCACCCGCACGGTGACGAAACGCAGTTCGCCGGTCTTGCTGGAGAGCATCAGGAGCGCGTTGCGGCGGCCGTTCGATTTGAGCTCCTCCACCCGGTCGGCAACGTCGCCGGGCGTGTCCATCGCCTCCTGGCCGACCTCGACGATGACGTCGCCCGGCTCGACACGGCGCTCTGCCGCTGCCGAATTCGGCGAGACCTCGGTGATGACGACGCCGTCCACGTCTTCGGCAATGCCGTATTTCTTGCGCGTCTCCTCGTTCAGCGTCGCAAGCTTCATGCCGAGCACGACATCGGTCGCAGGCAGCGGCGCAGCTTCGGGCTTGTCCGGCTTCTGCGTCTCATCTTTGGTTGTCGCCGCCGGCGCGGCGGCGACCTCATCACCATCTTCGAGGCGACCGAGCGTCACCTTGACCGTCTGCTCCTTGCCGTCACGCACCACCACCACGTCGACCGCCTTGCCGACAGGGCTTTCGGCGACGGCACGCGGCAGGTCACGCATTTCCGTGACGTCGCGACCATCGAACTTGATGATGACGTCACCGGCCTTGATCTCGCCATGCGCAATCGGTCCGCCCTCGATGATGCCGGAGACGAGCGCGCCGTGCGGCGTCGCCATCTTCAGGCTCTCGGCGATATCGTCTGTAACCGG is a window from the Ensifer adhaerens genome containing:
- a CDS encoding LysR substrate-binding domain-containing protein, with protein sequence MKRGRLPLTALRSFEAAGRLESFTLAAAELFVSQAAISRQVRELEDLIGRPLFERHHRSVRLTADGRALLGTLTAAFDMVGERLDALSGRRLSQTLKVSAEPSFAGCWLVPHLQGFQEEHPEIDLVIDADPRLSEFRSGEADIAIRHSLTTDRWPRVEVRPLAKVEMIPVIAPALAAAGSPLDRPEDLKQHALLHEDSRQLWEEWFAAAGAAPVKFDRGAIFADGSMVLQATLRGSGVGLIDRDHARDDVAAGRLVQPFDVSVPYGAFFLVARRFDTLSDAAQAFVDWIGRSYPGAGR